Below is a genomic region from Miscanthus floridulus cultivar M001 chromosome 1, ASM1932011v1, whole genome shotgun sequence.
TATTAAACCATAtcactgtgctagaattgcattcttacGAAGGGAGTAGTAGATTATTTAAACAGTGCACCTTGGGCTAATTGCGCATGTATATGATGTCCCTTGGCTTGGTTCATTCTGTGAACATAGTGCAAAATTTTTAGCAGAAAAACATTGTTATTTGGATGCACAATAATCATATAGCCGACTTCGCTTAATCGCTTGGtctttaaaaaaaatccaaatccaaataaTGAGTGGTCCAAGAAAGGGACCAGCAACAAGCTTTTTTGAATGGCGACATGAATATATAAACCACCgcaagccatggctgaaagtactgttggctgatttgttgtgagagaaaaatattgttcgttgactgaaaaaatacggcttataagacgAGCGAACGGGGCTCTTATGGACAACAACAACTACTGCTAGCTAATCGAGGGTTGTTTAACCTAGCTAGCTAGCGCTCGCAACGTCGTTTGCGCAGGATGGTGACACTCTGACGAGTTACTAGTGGCTCTGATTAATGATTGTTTTTAGCCGCGTCTAACTTTGTGGCCATTGGCCCAGGCAAGGAAAGGAGATGGGAGAGACGGTAAGGAGAAGGCCACAAAGCGGCTGTTCCGACGCCGCCCCCCCACACCCCACCCCGTAACCACCACTCCGGTCACACACTAGTACAGTACTACCAGGCTCGGTTTAGATCGGGGTTAGGAACccgtatttggcactgtagcaccttcgtttgtatttgacaattattgtccaatcatggtctaactaggctcaaaagattcgtctcgtaatttacaatcaaactatgtaattagttatttttttatctacatttaatactccatgtatatgtccgaagatttaatgtgacgaagaaagagtgaaaaaacttgtaaTCTAAACCCCCAAACGCGATATATCAGCTCAAGCTGTCAAATCTGAATTTGATGTCCTCTCCTAATCGTCAgaaaaaaatactagaaaatttGCAGCGGCGCAGCCACGGAACGTCGCGGCCATAGGCTCACGAGTCACGACGCTGCCCTGTTCGctcaacagtatttttcagcgagCAAACACTGCTTGTTGGCTGAAGTTGGGAAATTCGGCTACCGTAACacctttgtttttatttgataattagtgttcaattatagattaattagactcaaaacgttcgtctcacaattttcaatcaaactgtgtaattagttttttttttccgtctacatttaatgctccatgcacgtatcgtaaaatTCGTGTTCAattatagattaattagactcaaaacgttcgtctcacaattttcaattaaactgtgcaattagtttttttttccatctacatttaatgctccatgcacgtatcgtaaaattcgatgtaatgaatattataacattttttgaaaaatctttttGAACTAAACACGGCGTAAGCTAAAGCGCTTTTTAGCTGCAGCAATGCGAGCGATCCGGTCTGTCGGTCACCATATGCATGTCGTGTAGCAACAGGGGTGAAATGCCCTATGCCTGCAACTGCAAGCTGAAACCAAGGCTTGTGTTGTTGTGGCCCCAGGGTGGGGGTGGGGGACAAAGAGAAAGAGCAAGAGCCATATACTGTACGTACATGAGGACTACTGAGCAGAGTTCAAGTTGGTGAAGAGTGCCACACAATGCAGAAGTGTAAAGGGCTACTGAGCACGGAAATTCAATATTTTACAAGTTAAATAAAGAGCCGTATACATGAGGACTTCATAATTTCGATGAATGTCAAGATCAAAGCATGCATATCTCATCGCCAAGCCAATCTTTCCAACCATGTGGTGGAGATTCTACAGGTAGAAATCCAGCAACGGCGGTACTATAGTCCAGAGCTGGGGCTACCGGTACGCCTAACATCTGAAAGTGGAATTTCAGTATTGCCGCCTAGGTGGCTTCGACTCTGCTACCGTGACACGGATCTGTCTGCCATCCAAGTCCTGCAGGGCAATGTAATTAGTACATCCTGAAAGAAGACTATAGACTTCAAACTTCAAAGGCTACAACACGAGAAACTGGGAAAGAAAATGGGATTGAGAACTCACAGTGCCATCAAGGTTCGATATCGCATTCTCAACCTCTTCAGCGGAACCATACGTGACGAAACCAAAACCCCTTGACCTTCCACTCTCCCTGTCATATACAATCCTCGCTTCCAGGACCTCACCTTGCCCACTGAACAGGTTTGCGAGAGCTGAATTGTCAACACCCCAGGAAAGGTTACCCACGTAGACCCTGTTGGCATCACCACTGGGTCCTCTTTGTGAGGATGGATCCCTGGGTAGCGGTGGCCCAGAATTCACCCTCAAACTCCTTCCATCAAGTACCTATATTTTGAGACATCAAGTCAGATAGATAATGAAATAATGAACTGAACAACATTTAAACATTCTGTAACAGAATATACTCAATCAACGAAACAGAATATATATGCTCTATCTAAAGCCTTAAGAGTAATTATTAATGTAGAAATTGATTTATGCAATGCAGGATCTGGTAGGAAACCATGAACATCACGAAATTCCTAGAGTATATTGCAAAGGTCACATTTCCAGGTAAATAAGCTATATCATACATTAGGAGAATGGTCCATGACAGCAAAATATGTTAACAAAGAATATGCAATGCTCTGGAAGAACCAAAGTGAACTCACGTAGCCATTGAATTGCTCAACAGCCGCCTCAACTTCTTCGACCGAAGACATGGTCACAAACCCAAATCCACGGCTTCTTCCCGTCAATTTGTCATAGATGACCTGCAACAAAAATTGCAACGCTATCAGTTGGCAAAAAACTGTAATATATCTTGTTCATGGGGGTGGCCTATTGAAAGAAGTTATGACCCAGCTAATTGTGTTCTCCACTGTAGTATTTTTATTGCCTATCGCAACAGTAGGAATATTCTGTTTTTTCAGAACTTTGGTAGTACTCCATCCATCCCATACAAATTGATGTTCTATGATAAAAAAAAGTCCTAAAAAACTTATGTTATAGTTCTTGAACAATAGATTTAGCCATATTATCAGCTTTTCCATTTAATGAGGAGCTTATTCCTTAATTAGCATGGTTCGCTTTTAATTTCTGTTGAGCACCAATCTGTCCTAAAAAAACCTCTAGAACATCTAAGTTTTTTTTGGGACTGAGGGAGTATCAGTTATGAAAACTAGGATTTGCCAATTTCATCGACGTCAGGTATAATAGGAAAAAACCCCGAAACGTGATCACTACGGCCTGCTGATTATCGAATGCATGTAGACACACACCTCGACCATCTCGACGGAGCCGGCCTGCTCGAAAAGTCCCGCGAGCTGGGCGCTGTCGACACTGAAGGGAAGGTTGCCGACGAAGACCCGGAGATCCTCTGAGAACTCCTCCTCCCCGCCCGGCTGCCCCTCCGCTTCGAGCTGCTCCGTCACGGCCGCAGTCGAGGCCGCGCGCACGGGCTCGAGCGGCCTGAAgcccgccgccgcggcggagAGCGCGTGTAGCTGCGGCAGCCCCGATGGGAAGGCTGCGCCGGACGGGGAGGCGGGGGTGGGCTTggcggagagggagaggaacTGAGGCGAGAGGGAGGTGGAGAAGAGCGTGGCCACCATGGGAAGGGCAGAGGTGGGTTCGATTTTGGGCTGATAGGGTTTTGGAGATAAGGTGATGGCTGGAGTGAGGTCTGAGGAGGGAGAGCAACGGAGGAGACCGGGGGTAGGAGAAGAGCAGAGTGTCGGGTAGGTTTATAGTGATGCGGGTTCGTTTCTGGCCCATTGTATTGCGCCTCGGGCCGCAAGAGTACAAGACGGTCAAATACAGCAGGCCTTTTAGGTGGGCTGTGGACCAATCCCTAGTATTTGCATTCCCTAGGTTAGGTAGTTTTGCCTCTATATCAATCTATCTATATACGTCTATATGGGTATTTGTTTAAGATTTTTGACATGGATGCAATATTACGGCATTATGAAGTACTAGCAAGTAGCCAACTGATCATATATACGTTGGCTGGTTCTTTAAGGTCGAACCTGCTCAGCATAGGTGTtcgtatttttctagatttattctagGCTTTAACGACGTTATGCTTCTAGTGGTAGACGATAACGAGGCGCCTGtagtgacttcgtgaatctcgagatttGCCGGCTCAGTCCTTTGGATGTGCTTATATGAGTATGGTTTTACGTACGTGTATTCATAGGAGTGAGCTGAGTGTACGTGCATGTTGTGGACGTCTATGTTATACTGTGCAATTCTCAAAAGTACTAGTAAGTAACCCGTGCAAAAGGTATGATTTCTTGGCATGGAAAATCAATTAAACACTGCCTTATAAATCCAAGTACtgagtgcaaaaaaaaaactgATTTGTTACTTATCAGGAAACATGCATGGACGAACAGTAATGGAACATTATTGTGCAGTGTTCGCTACAGTTTTAGCaagaatttttttttgctttgtCGAGTTGGTTCTGCAATGCTTTGGGAATTTCCTAATTGTTCCTAATGATATGCTGGCAACATGTTACAATCTCTAATTCAAGCTACACCAACTCAAGTTTCACCTACATTGACACCAGCCCAAATCATTGATGGACCGGttacacgtagtcgagcaaataagctacaacaagaggtgaacgcACTACTTTGTGAGATTCAttttaatattaatgagaattatatactaCCTAAGTCGTGCACGTTGCTATTGCTCGGATTCACCGAGGAAGACAAGGACACACCAAGAGAAGATTACATAGAAGAGCCACGCTCGGTCCAGCCCAACATGACAGAACCATCAAGAAGAATCAGTCGTAACTTTTTATTCTCAAAAGCTATGAAGGCCCATGAGAACTTGTTGGAAAGCTTGTCAAGTCTAGCTTCAAGTCCAAGTGGTCTCAACTGATTTCGACTTTCCAATATTGAGATACGACTGCATTAGTGAAGACTGGTCCGCAGGTCAACAGTTTGCATGATGTTCAACTTCCCATGCAAAACTATACCATTCTACATTATTTCATGGTGTATTCTGCACATGGTGTGAAAGCTTATCAAGTTAagtttccaacgcatccaacgaCACGTCATTTGGAAGTCCCAAGGTGGAGTTATTGTTAAAACACTGAAGACTGCGTAGAAGACCAACAACCACGCGAGAACTCTCTAGGAATTCATTTCGTGGAACCCCTTTCACACCATGTGCTGTTTATTTCGTGTTTTTACCTATCTAGGagggttgttcctagtataaatatcccaTTGCTCCATAGCATTCTCAGACTTTTGATAATCGAAATACAGAACCcctttgttcagctgtgtgctaacaaatattgaagagtgatctctacccctttgctcttgtgatttccttcgTAGGATTACAAAAGCGGCGGCTTCATCCGCTCCTAATTGGTGCTCCTACTCTCTTCGAGGTTTCCTCGATTGATTGTAAGCTATGTTGGTTGGTTccttgagagtgtggttgggcgaatcctcgatttaggttgccggttaaagacggtggttggATTTGAGTTTTATTTAtcaggttgcactagttatcgctgctTGCAGCAAGTTATCTTGGCTTCTTTGAAGCTAGTTATCCAGTGTTCATCCTACATTGTGAAGATCGAGACCCTATGACGTATCATATGGTATCAAAGCTTTCGTTACAACGGTAGGGTTCTTTTCCCTTAGCTACATATATTTTTGTTTCGTCCTATCCAACAAAAAGCCTGAAAAAAAATTGCATTAGCCCTTTATTTCAATCTATTATTTTAGTGAGTTTTGTTAAGTTTCAGTCCATCAGAGTCTTTGTTTTAGTTGCTGATCATTATCCTTTGCGTGTCCTTTGAGCCTCTTTTATATATCTGAAAATCCCCACAAAAAAATTTATAGCCTATATCATCCTTCACATTAACTTTGATCCTATCAAGTTATAGCTACTGGTTGTGTTTTTATTCTGTCATAAAGTGTGCACGTGTTATATCTGCCCCTGTGTTTAGTTCTATATAAAAAAAGTGtgtcaaaaaaaaagaagaaagaaaagtgaaaaaagagttgagaaaagttGAGAAAGAAAAGTTGAAAAATTGGTTGGTTTATGAGCACAAGTGCTGAAAGTTTTCACATCAAGTTGTGCAACCAATTTGTTATTTGTTTTTGGTGCAAAATTTTGGTTGGGTCTGATCGCAACACTTGCATCCCAATCATACTCCTTGTTTGCATCAACTCTGAAATTTCTTTGCACGTGTGTGTGATCCATTTATATCTTTCATATCTTGTGGTCAGCACTAGGCAGGGAACTTCTAGTTTGGATTGTCATTTAACTTAACAACAACTAGAATTCAGATTGCATTCCTTGTGTATCACTCCCCACCAAGATCCACATACAAGCCATCGTAATTGGTACTCTGGTCCTGTATTCGcctcgccatcactttcttattGCCACCACACATTTGTTTCTCTGTAATCCGCAGTAGGGAATtcataaaagctttggttggtAAGAGGGGTGAGTTGTGAGAGCCACCAAATTTTTATATTCCACAAATACCTATTGTTCATATTTAGCTAACCTTACAGGAAGATGGGTGGAGTTGAGATAGAAgatgagacttttccctgtgtgcccttataaaagatcgtaatcccctgtgtgcccctgaaaaaattcagcggtcttcagcgccactactccaactttttcgtgtcatccatgccacttccgtcagtttgggctctaacgccgttaaactgcaggtgtgaaaagacgaaaatgccctcaagttcaaatatgttattaattttttttgagcatcttaacgacttcaaatgaaaaaactcaaaactagaaagttgtagatcttgtcgagatctataattttcatataaatttttttttcatttaatttcgcaaaaaaaataatatgatttttctaagatatattaatcatatcaaatcatattttttttgcgaaattaaatgaaaaaaaatttatatgaaaattatagatctcgacgagatctacaactttctagttttgagttttttcatttgaagtcgttaagatgctcaaaaaaaattaataacatatttgaacttaagggcattttcgtcttttcacacctgcagtttaacggcgttagagcctaaactgacggaagtggcatggatgacacgaaaaagttggagtagtggcgctgaagaccgctgaattttttcaagggcacacaggggattacgatcttttataagggcacacagggaaaagtctcataGAAGATTGTGTTACTATGGCACAATTCAATGAACTAAAGCAAAGCATGGAAGATAAGCAAGATAGGTTGACACAAGATCTTTAGGCCTTTATGGCTGAAATAAGAGGACATCGGCAACCTCATGATGGTGCAAGCAACcatagtgaagatgaagaagatagTGATGGAAGAACTGCTACTAGAAGAGCAAGAGAACAAGAAAGGAGGAACCGAGGTGCTACACTTGGTAGAGGAAGAGGTCGAGGTCGAAgaaatgatgacaatgatgaatcTGAAGATAAGGATGATGATCATCATTCCCAATATCATTTTGGTCACCAACATCGTAGAGGAGGCAACCATGAGGAGAGGTTTGGAAAACTGAAGTTTACCATGCCAAAATTTGATGGAGGGTTTGATCCTGAAGCTTATTTCACTTGGGAGTTGAAGGTCGATAAGATCTTTCGCCTGCATAATTATATAGAGGAGAAGAAGTTGAAATGGCATCTCTGGAGTTTGAAGGATATGCTCTGATATGGTGGAGCAACTTCTCCATGACCGTGAAGAAGATGGAGAAAATCCTATTGCCACTTGGGAAGAAATGAAGAGAGAAATGAGAACTCGTTTTGTGCCGAAGCACTATCGCCATGATCTTTTTGATAAACTGCAGAATCTAAAGCAAGGAAGTTTCTCTGTTGACGAGTATTATAAAGAGATGGAGAAGGCTATGATTAGAGCCAATGTGTATGAAGACGAAGAGCAAACTATTGCACGTTTTATGGCTAGGTTACATCGCAATATTCAGCGCATTGTTGAGTTTCAGCCATACCGACATCTTATTAATTTGGTACATCAAGCCACCAAAGCTGAACGCCAACTATAGAAAGATGCCAAGAGCAGCAAGCCCTTGTCATATGGTACGATGACTGCGTCTAGAGGAAGCAAGTCAATCTCTAAGTTTACTGTTGCACCCTCAATGGCAAAGAGCTCAAGTGGAGGCTTTCGTTCTAATATTCAAGGTGTTTTTAGTGGGAAGAATGCTGCTGCCCCAAGCATGAGTTCTAAACCAATAGCATCCACCACTACTTCAGTGGGTCTACATTCAAGAGTAGTGGGATttagtgcttcaagtgtggaggcCATGGCCATGTAATCAAGGAGTGTCCAAATAATCATGTGATCATTGTGAATGACAATGAAGAATATGATTGAGTTAGTGAAGAAgttgaggaagagtatgttgatgAAGTCTATGAAGATGAGGAATATACTAGATGTGAATTTGAGCATGGTGCTGCTCTTATGGTGGCACAAATCTTGAGTGTTCAAATGAAAGAAGCTGAAATTGGACAACGACATAATCTTTTTTAAACCAGAGCAAAAGCACAAGATAAAGTAGTGAAGGTGATTATTGATGGCGGGAGTTGCCATAATCTTGCTAGTCGTGAGATGGTTGATTGCAACACCTCTAGTAttacgagctcgcttagcactGAGATTATAGCCTGAGAAATAGATCTATaagtatagtgagttagtttaatCAAATGCGATAATGAAAAACCTAATCCCTAGTTATATGGATAAGTTAGTAGTTTGACTTAAAAATGATTTTTATAAAGCAATAATAATATAGAACGTATGTTTGGggttttaataaaaattgaagtacaagtcgagtagatgaaaatgcaacttgggttttggaaaacaaatgtTGTTGACTAGGGTTTTTGCCTGCTCAAAAATCATATTGGAAATTAAAATTAGCccttttcgttgaatcggcaaAAATTTGAAGTTGTGTGAAAGTACAGTTGTTGGTGATTTTTAaaatgcaaaatagttaaataacaccctgatgttttggttctattgttcGGTATAAAGTGTGTGTGATGTCGTGAAATGGTTGTGGGTAAAGTTTGGTGAAGTTTAGACCgtttaaaaattcaaccaaattcaaCTCAAGGTCAATTTTCAAGTTTGAAAATAGTGTGGCAATGTTAAATTGGAATTTAAATCCTGATTAAAATTCTTAAACACTAGCATCATGTTTTGGCACTATTAATTGCCCCTAACCTCCTTAGATCGCGCTGTGAACCGTGTCGTTGGCATTCTATTCGTGGAACCGGCACCTGTAGCGAGCAATCTCAGCCGTTCATCCCACCTACTTGAGCTGCTGTTGCCGCGTACTGCCTTTGCCCtgctttttctctctctctcgctttgcTCCTGTCCGTGTTCTTGCCACGATGCCTGTCTACTGTCTCGTGCGTCATTAAGTCGAGGTTGAGCTGCTGTCCTCGCCTttgctctctctcactctctcggtCTTTGCCTCGTCTGCCTCTGCTTGTCTCTGCCTGCCTCTACCGAGCCGAGCACCCGCCGTGGCTGCGCCAGCCATTGCCAGGCCCTTCGCGTGTGCGCACAAGCACACGCGAGCCCCCACGGCCCATGCCGGACCACAGCCCCATAGCTCTACCCCTCTCAAGCGCCTCAACCGCCGACCGCACTGTCGTCCATGCTGGGCCACCCTGTTGCTGATGCCCACCGTGGGGCTCCACCTCCAGCGCCTGCTCCTTTGCCCTCCACTCCGACCACCCATGCTGACGCGCCCCGCTGCTATCAGCCACAACCACCTCTCCTCGCCCTGGCTGGAGACCCGCCGGTGATGGGTTCCCACCCCACCACAGCCTCTGCCAGGCACCGTGCGCGTGGCTGGCCTGCTGCAAGCACCTACGGCCCCGCCCATCGCCAGTCACCATGCGTGTGAGCGTTCCCAAGCCCGCATTGCCAACACCGCTCCATCTCCATGGCTGCGCCCCTTAGCGCTACCTCCCGTCCTCCTCTTCGGCCCTGCCATAGCTACAACTGCGGGCGCCCATGGCTAGGCTTTAGCGGGCCCTCCTCGGCGAGGATGAGCGCTCCCTCGGGTCCCCGTGGGTCCTAGCCCACCCCCGCACCACCACCTCGTTGCCGGCACGTCCTCACTGCAGAGCCGCCCGGTCTCGAGCACCAACGCATGTGCCCAGGGCTCCACGCTTCAGCTCTGGCCGAGGCGTGTCCACCAGCGGGTGCACCTGACAGCCGGTAAGCCATGATGTCACCTCCCCACCACCGTCGGTGAACTCACGATCGGATTGGACCGCTGGCCGCCCtgctatggtagaaccgcctaatctaatgcctcccaggagtactcgtcttttattagacactaagtacccaagggagaacaccaaattactcggttccatcgggcacaccccaagggagaacccgaaaatccacatttttccatcaggatcacaaataagagaataaagcttacatcattcttaaccatttcttacatctcttttaatacaacatcagagtataatatttattgttataacaacagaatgtaatcatattatcagagttatgaataatttaattgaacaatggaatataaacatgtaaaCAGAGTTATAGCGGAATTAAACATTAATTTATGACATGATGAAagattgatatataaactacgacaacagattataaaactttcatttaataaaacatttggtgagagttataaataaaaattatgaccgtagcgtaaaggaaatcctctctgagcccactaggagaaaTCCAcatacaaaggtcagctctagcctccacctgtcacctacaacaggggaaataaaaccctgagtactcaattgtactcagcaagacttacccaacaggagaaaagaaaagactccaaggatgtgcaaggctatctgacttgtgggtttattgcatctacaggaagcattactaaaagtgtgtccttatattggatttttattagcagtgcgttagttcattatctaactattctatgtaagcacctgtgctactttcaagtaggtggtaagcaatcagatttccttttgccatctttcatcttctagttcttactacggtgctagagtttagacaagccataccagattttccggcgattcatgaatcaatgcccctagctgggtaccctgaaaacacatgccctgcttgtaccccaggcacaagcaggatcaacccatcaccctcctatcatggggtccaggtccctgtccaaacttagactccaagcccccgctcttgagtcccggactcagtgcggtgcaaggacctccaccatccccacctccaatcagtcggtccggaaagagccagaacccacgataagagaacaacaagtcttccaagtgcctatacccaagtatgtgctcgggataataagtctgtgccttgcctagagtcttatgcaacggccggtccttaaccgacaccaatagggaaagcagtgtaaccaagctatgctccgtggccacaggacacaacctcttacacccaccaatacccaaaccatatccctgcccggtcaccatttttcctttccaccatttataattttcaagtgataataatacaataatatatttcctatatctcgtgagtgacaggcaatcacttgacttctatcggagtcctgtagcatagcaatctacacgatcctatcatactagtaagactcaaaggataaagatatatatatatgcaagtgtgtttcattcaactccttaaaacttaatgcacaaatataatttaaagtgtagcaaaataggggttatgcacggggcttgcctgggtaaaatataatcagaagttagctttccatcatggcgacatgatctccaaaggcaccatttctccagcaactcccgatgactctgcGTCGGTGGCTGGCCATGGCGGGCGCTACGGTTGCTGTGGGCACGGGAGAGGTAGCGGAGAGGAAAAAGGAGGGCACGGGGAGTGGGCCAAGGTGACGTGGGTGCTTGGTTCAGCACAGAGgcagacagcagcagcaggcaaggATAGTTAGAGACAGAGGCaagcaaaaatagaaaaggaaggaGGAAAACAACGCGAGGGTTCGACCAACTTCATTAACGCAGGGACAGCGCGGCGTGCTTCAGCAGTGTTGCAGAGCGACGAGACGATGCGAGCGACATGTAGAGACAAGCAAGGTAGGCCATAGAGGCAAGGGGACAGAGCGAGCAGCGACTCGGCAAATCCTCCATTAAGGCACTCCCGAACAAGGTCGTGAGAAAGCAAGCGCACGTGGCCTGCTGCGCGTCCAGTATAGCAACAGTACCAAGCAGAGAAGACACACACAGAGACAGGCAAGTAGAGAAACAGAGGGCCAGCAGGCGAGCGAGCAGGTACTAGGATGCCTCTCCTTGGCCGTAGGAAAAAGAAAAGTGGAGAAAGCAGTACACGACATCATCATCAGCAGCAGCAAGACGACGGATGGAGCAATGCAAAACGTGGCCAGCGCAGCGCAGTACGTAGCATGGCGTGCATGTGTTTTGCcattttcttcctttttcttttacCAAATATATAAATTATTATGTAATTACAAATATGTCATTATTTCTTTATCACTAacatccatacacacatgcatatgtCTACCGTAGGTTTAAACGTATACTTATCTATAGAGATACACTCGGAATGAAATAAGTTTGTACACTACTTTAattaatgtagcaacatgcttatCAAAACAAAATTCATGAgcatatatatacctatatatatctCTTACGGTATACTACTTTAGACAATTAGCAACATCTTGGCGCAAGAAAATTTTGACAAAGCTCGGATTTAAATTAGTtccaaaagctatatatatatatcgttctatttaataATGTACTTTATGTCATTCTATTTTTGAGTTCTCATCTACTCTAATTGCGCTctaatttattattaacaagttaatAATTACATGTTTAGCGCCAAAAGGCTCATGCAACActggaggtgttacaaccaacccccctaaaaagaatctcgtcctgagattcgaagcaagaaccagaagaggagAAACATGATTAaattcgtagatcagggattacatgaaagattacacgacttcaaaTACTAACCCACATGGAaatttagggatacatggttaagaacaACCTAATACAATCGAGATTTAATCTagaagtcaagatagacgaggacaatggagaaacaacaggaagatgattatccaaatcaTGGCGTAGGTCCAATAGCTCCATCAATAGTTGACtaagaagtcaaacatcatgaaccctaaaaCCAAACTAACCAATGGAAACTTGAACTTTCTCGAAAACCAGATCCTTTCTCCTTCTcggattacaccatcacctcagactgacggacctagttccacaatgtcgactggatctcatagctctaCGTTGGGTTCgaagggatggggatgaagaagaagagcaaggaccaagggtatcttgtAGTGGCAAATGGAGGTGGCGCAACACACCGGAAGTGGAGATAGCATGGATGGGATACATAGACAAGTCATGCTGTGGGGATAAACAcggccatggtgcgcttcctACACGAGCGACAGAGAGGATAAAGGGGAGGAAAGGAGAG
It encodes:
- the LOC136497659 gene encoding RNA-binding protein CP29B, chloroplastic-like yields the protein MVATLFSTSLSPQFLSLSAKPTPASPSGAAFPSGLPQLHALSAAAAGFRPLEPVRAASTAAVTEQLEAEGQPGGEEEFSEDLRVFVGNLPFSVDSAQLAGLFEQAGSVEMVEVIYDKLTGRSRGFGFVTMSSVEEVEAAVEQFNGYVLDGRSLRVNSGPPLPRDPSSQRGPSGDANRVYVGNLSWGVDNSALANLFSGQGEVLEARIVYDRESGRSRGFGFVTYGSAEEVENAISNLDGTDLDGRQIRVTVAESKPPRRQY